CAGAAAGCATTGGGTCATCAAATGCAGGGCGCTCAAACCGAAACCTAATGAGTTTATCGGAGTGTAGCTGTATAATATGCTCTGTAAATACGTCAACACTTATTCCTGATAAATTGTGTTAACCAAGTGCTGCGACTGGTTACATTTTTACAGTAACCTGAGTATTTTGTGATTAAGAACTGTTGCAAACGAGAAGAGGCTATTCTACCCATATAGCCCGTTTGGTATCTAGTAATTACTCCAATCAAGCTGTTTACCGAAGCATATCGGTTTCCACAACCTTGTAGTAGTTCTGTTCAAGACTCAAGGTTCAGTTAATTAAGCCTGTCAGTGTATTACATTCCCTTAATCCCTGAAATGTATTagattgctcttctctggaccgAATCCAGAGCAGGAATATTTTTATGACatagtgaccaaaattgtaaacataatttttttaaaaaaggcgcTACGAAGTGCATTACACAATTCTAGcaccccttgatttaaattccatGCATTCACCCATCagttttctaaccgcttcatccaattgaGGATCGTGTGGAAGCTACAGACTATCCCAGCTGGCAGTGGGcacaggcaggatacaccccggatgggacaccagtccatctcagggcacacacagacaaccaTGCTAACACCTTGGCCGTTTTTTCCAGacgccaattaatctaccagtatgtcacTTACTAATATATATATCCAAAAAATTCATCCATCTTTCTAACTGCGTCCCAGAATTGCCTAGAAGTAAATGGCTCATCAACATAGACACCTAATTCCTTTTCAGAATTCAACCTGCTTCTATCTcagagtgttttttattttgcatttatagTTTTACTTTTGCTACCCtttcttttttgcatgttttccaGTCCTCCTAATTTGTGTCATTGGCAAATTTGACTAGTTTACCTAAatataccagaatctagatcattgataaAAAATAGGAAGGGTTTTatgtttaatgtaatttttgGTAATATTTGGTAATATTGAAAAGGGGCACTGTGGATTAATTCATGTGGATATGTAATAGTATAGAGGTGAAAGAATAATAACATATCTTTATTTTATAGGTGTGCATTTGAGCTGAGGAGTACAAATCTAAACCTGCATAGATGCATCTCTTGAATTGAATTTTGAACTATGAAGCTGGAACAGAGAATAGGAAGGAGCTCAGAGGGCCCCAAAATTAGCAGGCTCTTGGATGACATTGGACTCAATCACCTGGATCATCCTCACCGCAAGCACAATGTATGCATGGTGTCTGATTTCTTTTACCCCAATATGGGAGGAGTTGAAAGCCACATTTATCAACTATCACAATGCTTAATTGAAAAAGGACACAAGGTTATAATTGTGACTCATGCTTACAGGAACAGAAAAGGTGTGAGGTACCTCACTAATGGACTGAAGGTTTACTATTTACCTCTGCAGGTAATGTACAATCAGtccacagcaacaacatgtTTCCACAGTCTGCCTCTGCTCAGGTGCATCTTTGTACGGGAAAGGATCACGATTGTCCATTCCCACAGTTCATTTTCAGCCATGGCTCATGATTCTTTGTTTCACGCCAAGACAATGGGACTGCACACAGTTTTCACAGACCACTCCCTTTTTGGCTTTGCAGACGTGAGCTCGGTGCTGACCAATAAGCTGCTCACTGTGTCGCTCTGTGACACAAACCACATCATCTGTGTGTCATTCACAAGCAAAGAGAACACTGTCCTAAGAGCTGCACTGGATCCTGAGATAGTGTCTGTAATTCCAAATGCTGTTGATCCCACTGACTTCACTCCAGATCCATCCCAGAGGGATGACACCAAGATTACCATTGTGGTAGTAAGCCGGCTTGTTTATAGGAAGGGTAAGAGTGACCTCTGaaagcaaaaatgtgttttagcaGTAATTAAGGTTAAACTTGCATTTTAATATTGATTTCAAAGTCAGAACATAATTTTATATCTTTTAAGTCTTTAATGATTTTATCACATTTACTGTGAAGTGCAGAAATACATAGATTGTTGATTTTAGTAATTCCTGGAAATTTTTATTCATGCTTTCCTGCAGGGATTGATTTGCTTGGTGGCATAATTCCAGAGCTGTGCCTGAAACATccagatttgtatttcctcATTGGTGGTGAGGGACCTAAAAGAATTGTCCTAGAAGAAGTCAGAGAAAAGTACCAGCTTCATGATAGGTGAGTTAGGATTTTTGGAGCAATTGGTATTTTTCATTGAAACCCAAGCTCTAATTACAGTACACTATAAAATGCAGCAAAACAAGGTGCTTttcaaatttatatttataattgtaAAGTGTGATTTAaccagtactgtacatgaataaaaatgttatctTCTCTTATTAAAAGAAGAACAATATTCTGTAGAAATGAGAAGTATTTTTTTGTCAGAACTTCATATAAAATTagtttttctgttttggcacttattaatactttttttgCATGTGTTTGTAAACTTAAGTGTTATAGAAAGAAAAGCAGATATTTCTAGGAATTCAATCTTTAAAGGTCTTAGTTCTCTGGCATGATCGAtattttcattaacattttaaaagtgcaGCTATCTGTTCTTTTTATCTGGAATGATGAAAGCAAATAGTTTCCACATGAAGAACAACacttgacatttaaaaaaatagttgataAAATGTACAGCTGTATGTCAGGAATTTGCAGATATTTG
This portion of the Lepisosteus oculatus isolate fLepOcu1 chromosome 15, fLepOcu1.hap2, whole genome shotgun sequence genome encodes:
- the piga gene encoding phosphatidylinositol N-acetylglucosaminyltransferase subunit A; this translates as MKLEQRIGRSSEGPKISRLLDDIGLNHLDHPHRKHNVCMVSDFFYPNMGGVESHIYQLSQCLIEKGHKVIIVTHAYRNRKGVRYLTNGLKVYYLPLQVMYNQSTATTCFHSLPLLRCIFVRERITIVHSHSSFSAMAHDSLFHAKTMGLHTVFTDHSLFGFADVSSVLTNKLLTVSLCDTNHIICVSFTSKENTVLRAALDPEIVSVIPNAVDPTDFTPDPSQRDDTKITIVVVSRLVYRKGIDLLGGIIPELCLKHPDLYFLIGGEGPKRIVLEEVREKYQLHDRVRLLGALEHRDVRKVLIQGHIFLNTSLTEAFCMAIVEGASCGLQVVSTRVGGIPEVLPEDLITLCEPTVKSLCDGLEMVIAKQRAGNVPPPAAIHNRVRTLYTWRNVAERTEKVYDRVAKEVVLPLDKRLQRLMAHCGPVAGSIFAFVAVLDFLLLLFLSWLVPDYVIDIAVDASGPHGIWKNKHSRKGED